A genomic stretch from Rubripirellula reticaptiva includes:
- the larB gene encoding nickel pincer cofactor biosynthesis protein LarB, whose product MPEQNGIPSALLCLLSEVIAGRATATDLVHQIGLLAVPETATDAADGTSMTEIDGATVDLGRKARCGFGEVIYGPGKSADLVARLIETQLEAGQDSLVTRIDPQTAVAATHRFTHARHNPVARTLRVSSAPIVSGLQPSPNGLHVAVVTAGSTDAPVAEEAIETIEWMGVPVSRFDDIGVAGPQRLIAAVPKLREASAVVVVAGMEGALPSVVAGHLAVPIFAVPTSVGYGASLGGLTPLLGMLSACAANVAVVNIDAGFKGGYLAGMVVSQLRQVTPDTCQAS is encoded by the coding sequence ATGCCTGAGCAAAACGGAATCCCCTCTGCCCTGCTTTGCCTGCTTTCCGAGGTCATCGCAGGACGCGCCACGGCGACTGATTTGGTCCATCAAATCGGCTTGTTGGCAGTCCCTGAAACAGCGACTGATGCGGCGGATGGAACGTCCATGACAGAGATTGACGGCGCAACGGTGGACCTCGGCCGCAAGGCCCGCTGCGGATTCGGCGAAGTGATCTACGGGCCCGGGAAATCCGCTGACCTAGTCGCAAGGCTGATCGAAACGCAATTAGAGGCTGGGCAAGACTCGTTGGTGACGCGAATCGATCCGCAGACCGCCGTTGCAGCGACCCATCGGTTTACACACGCTCGACACAACCCCGTCGCCCGAACGCTACGCGTCAGCAGTGCTCCGATTGTGTCTGGTCTGCAGCCATCCCCCAACGGTCTGCATGTCGCCGTCGTCACCGCGGGCAGCACCGATGCACCGGTCGCCGAAGAAGCGATCGAGACCATTGAGTGGATGGGAGTCCCCGTTTCTCGGTTTGACGACATTGGCGTGGCCGGCCCCCAGCGACTGATCGCGGCGGTGCCAAAACTTCGAGAAGCGTCCGCCGTTGTGGTGGTGGCCGGCATGGAGGGAGCTCTGCCGTCCGTCGTGGCCGGGCATTTGGCGGTTCCCATTTTTGCGGTCCCAACCAGCGTCGGCTACGGCGCATCGCTGGGCGGGCTGACGCCGCTGCTGGGAATGCTGTCCGCCTGCGCCGCGAACGTTGCGGTGGTCAACATCGACGCCGGATTCAAAGGCGGTT